The following nucleotide sequence is from Thermostaphylospora chromogena.
ATGCTGTTCGGCGGCGTGTCGGGCCTGGTCGTCTCGGGCGTCTCCGAGGGGTGGTACGCGGTCACCGCCTCGGTCTTCGGGGTGGGCGCCGCGCTGGTCCTCGACGAGTTCGCGCTGATCCTGCACCTGCGCGACGTGTACTGGTCGGAGGAGGGCCGCACGTCCGTGGACGCGGTCTTCGTCGCCATCGCGGTCACCGGGCTGCTGCTGCTCGGCCTGCGCCCGCTCACCTGGGAGTTCCCCGAAGGCGCCCGGCAGGTCCCCTGGATCACCACCGCGGTCCTGATCTGCAACCTGCTGCTCGCCGTGATCACGCTGCTGAAGGGCAAGATCTGGACCGGGCTGGTCGGGCTGTTCTTCCCGGTCCTGCTGGTCATCGGCGCCCTACGGCTGGCCCGCCCCGGCTCGCCGTGGGCCCACTGGTTCTTCGCGCCTGGCTCGCTACGCCCGAGACCGGGCAAGATGGCACGTGCCATGAGAAGGGAGGAACGGTGGCGCCGACCGGTCATCCGTGCCAAGATCGCAGTTCAGGAGTTCGTGTCGGGGCGCCACGACCTCCCTTCGCCGCGCCGGGTGACGCGCCGGTGACCCGGAGTCACGATGGCTGGACCCCCACCGGCGGAGGATTCCTCGGGTAGAGATGGGACGGACGACGGGAGCAGGCATGCCTCGCGACGCGACACTGGAGGATGTCGCCCGGCAGGCGGGTGTGTCGCTGGCCACCGCCTCCCGGGTGCTCAACGGCAGCACCCGCCAGGTCGGCCGGGCGCTGCGCGAACGCGTGGAGCAGGCCGCGGCCGAGCTCGGCTATACCACCAACCGCGCGGCGCAGGCGCTGGCCCGCAGCGCCAGCGACATCCTGGGGCTGGTCGTGCACGATCTGTCCGACCCCTACTTCGCGGTGGTCGCCAACGCGGTGGTGCGCGCGGCCGAACGGCACGGCCTGTCCGTCATGGTGGGCACCACCTTCCGCGATCCGGAGGCCGAGATCGGCTACGTCGCCACGCTGCGCGCCCAGCGGGTCCGCGCGATCGTGCTGGCGGGCAGCCGCATCGCCGATCCGCGCGTGACCGAGCGGCTGCGTAAGGAGATCGACCGCTTCCAGAGCACGGGCGGCCGGGCGGCCCTCATCGGACAGGATCTGCTGGGCGTGGACACCGTCGTGCCGGACAACCGCGCGGGGGCCCGCGCCCTGGCCGTGTCCCTCGCCGAACTGGGGCACAGCCGCTTCGCCATCCTGACCGGCCCGTCCACCCTGCTCACCGCGGTGGACCGGGTGACCGGCTTCACCGAGGGCCTGGCCTCCGCCGGGCTGCCCGCCCCGCTGCTCATTCCCGGCCCCTTCGACCGTGACGGCGGCTATGCGGCGGCGGAACGACTGGTGGCCCTCATGTCGGGCGAGGCGGGGGCCGAGCCGATCGAGGGCGCCGAGTTCCCCGCCTCCGAGGTGACGTGCGTGTTCGCGGTGAACGACGTGATGGCGGTGGGGGCGCTCGCGGCGTTGCGGGCGCACGGCGTGGACGTCCCGGGCCGGGTCTCCGTCGCCGGGTTCGACGACATCCCGACCCTGCGTGACCTCACGCCCTCGCTCACCACCGTCCGCCTGCCGCTGGCGGAGATGGGCCGCCGCGCCGTCGAGCTGGCCATGGGCACCGCGCCGATCACCGCCGAGCCCGCGCTCACCGAGGTGGTGCTGCGCGAGAGCACCCGCCCGCTGCCCTGACCGGTCCGCCGCGTACGGCGGGCGGCCTGCGGGCGTCCTGTCCGCGGCCGTGCCGGGAGAGGACGCCCGGGGGTCAGATCACCAGCCGCCGGTAGCGCTCGATCATGGTGGTGAGCACCTCGTCCGGGTCGGCGGCCCACACGTCGGCGTTGAAGATCTCGACCTCGATGTCGCCGGTGTAGCCCGCGGCCGCCACGGCGGCGGTCATCGGCCGGAAGTCGATCACCCCGTCACCCATCATCGCCCGGCCCAGCAGCACGTCGGCGGGGAGCGGGTGGAGCTGATCGCACACCTGGTAGGAGGCGATCCGCGCGCCCGCGCGGGCGATCTGGGAGAACAGCTGGGGGTCCCACCAGACGTGGAAGGCGTCCACCACCACGCCGACCTGCTCGACGGGGAAGCGTTCGGCGATGTCGAGCGCCTGGCCGAGGGTCGACAGCACCGAACGGTCCGCGCAGTACATCGGGTGCAGCGGTTCCAGGGCCAGTCGCACGCCGCGCTCGGCCGCATAGGGGGCCAGCTCGGCCACCGCGTCGACCACCCGCTGCCGGGCCCCGGGCAGGTCGCGGGAGACGCCGGGGGAGAGCGGCTCGCCCGGCGA
It contains:
- a CDS encoding LacI family DNA-binding transcriptional regulator, producing MPRDATLEDVARQAGVSLATASRVLNGSTRQVGRALRERVEQAAAELGYTTNRAAQALARSASDILGLVVHDLSDPYFAVVANAVVRAAERHGLSVMVGTTFRDPEAEIGYVATLRAQRVRAIVLAGSRIADPRVTERLRKEIDRFQSTGGRAALIGQDLLGVDTVVPDNRAGARALAVSLAELGHSRFAILTGPSTLLTAVDRVTGFTEGLASAGLPAPLLIPGPFDRDGGYAAAERLVALMSGEAGAEPIEGAEFPASEVTCVFAVNDVMAVGALAALRAHGVDVPGRVSVAGFDDIPTLRDLTPSLTTVRLPLAEMGRRAVELAMGTAPITAEPALTEVVLRESTRPLP
- a CDS encoding sugar phosphate isomerase/epimerase family protein codes for the protein MNRLSLNQWTTRRWSLPQAVDGCARHGIPAIGVWRQQLQECGLARAVKLIADSGLRVSSLCRGGFLTGGEALDDNRRAIDEAAALGAPCLVMVVGGLPGVSPGEPLSPGVSRDLPGARQRVVDAVAELAPYAAERGVRLALEPLHPMYCADRSVLSTLGQALDIAERFPVEQVGVVVDAFHVWWDPQLFSQIARAGARIASYQVCDQLHPLPADVLLGRAMMGDGVIDFRPMTAAVAAAGYTGDIEVEIFNADVWAADPDEVLTTMIERYRRLVI